A genomic segment from Geitlerinema sp. PCC 7407 encodes:
- a CDS encoding hybrid sensor histidine kinase/response regulator — protein sequence MVVPDISRQQSPSTPSLSSWAGARSPFYRRQITRLTLGLFSVVIGLAAYGSYQVVRNLMLDSLKQNAFLEVEQGSQTVERWLVVLLEDMESLAQILTTRPLDAEVQADYLRSETVRLKGLSSLTITPRQGPSFSTHRDSLSLRTYGFFQQAIAGQRNISNPVAFPGHSSPIIFVSVPLQARWDVESDPAAVLSGTVRLNYLQAVVDGLSYGPNSYAFALDATGRAIAHPNRDLLATITDEDKSWLDSENPELVAIAQHIEHHQRGIDLLDLDGKKQYVAYLPVPQTNWSMAMVIPRENIENKLRLLDGIAAMVVGLSLAMLAMLWQFHTTEQLQLRKSKEAADQAKEAADAANQAKSEFLANISHELRTPLNGVLGYAQILSRSQSWGEKERKGIQVIYQCGSHLLTLINDVLDLSKIEARKLELSPHPVHMLSFLQSIVEMIRIRADQKGLRFIYDVDQEMPESLELDEKRLRQVLVNLLGNAVKFTDEGSVSLSVKVSDRSSTSYRLHFQVADTGIGIPAESLQTIFQPFEQGGDRRHQREGTGLGLAITDRILALMQSRLQVESQVGVGSTFFFEISAAAVENWHYAVATLSGHQVVGYQGSRRTLLIVDDKWENRSVLAHLLTPLGFEILEAENGQIALKILQNQAVDLIITDLLMPVLDGYALMTQIRAEPEWASVRIIVSSASVSEADQQQSLEAGGDAFLPKPVQAEELFRLLAKQLQLEWRLEAEAERAIASEVPATPACIIAPPPEDLSPLLELLQQGRLKRLREAAQQIAARDSQYLAFTEEIQRLAKGFQVEQIERFIRQYTR from the coding sequence ATGGTTGTCCCGGATATTTCTCGCCAGCAGAGCCCCAGCACTCCCTCTCTGTCTAGCTGGGCTGGGGCGCGATCGCCTTTTTACCGGCGTCAAATCACCCGATTGACCCTTGGCCTCTTTAGCGTCGTCATTGGCCTTGCAGCCTACGGTAGCTATCAGGTTGTGCGTAATCTGATGCTCGACAGCCTCAAGCAAAACGCCTTTTTGGAGGTGGAGCAGGGCAGTCAAACCGTTGAGCGCTGGCTAGTGGTGCTGCTCGAAGACATGGAGTCGCTCGCCCAAATTTTAACCACGCGGCCTCTAGATGCCGAAGTGCAGGCCGACTATCTTCGCAGCGAAACCGTCCGGCTCAAAGGCCTTTCGTCTCTCACCATTACGCCCCGTCAAGGCCCCAGCTTTAGCACCCATCGTGACAGCCTCAGCCTGCGGACCTACGGTTTTTTTCAGCAGGCGATCGCCGGTCAGCGAAATATTAGTAACCCCGTCGCCTTTCCGGGGCACAGCAGCCCAATTATCTTTGTGTCGGTGCCGCTCCAGGCGCGCTGGGATGTCGAGAGCGACCCCGCTGCTGTCCTCAGCGGCACCGTGCGCCTCAACTATCTACAGGCGGTGGTGGATGGCTTGAGCTACGGCCCAAACAGCTATGCCTTTGCCCTCGACGCCACGGGCCGCGCGATCGCCCATCCCAATCGCGATCTCCTCGCGACGATCACAGATGAGGACAAAAGCTGGCTCGACTCAGAAAATCCAGAGCTAGTGGCGATCGCCCAGCATATCGAACACCATCAGCGGGGCATCGATCTCCTGGACCTCGACGGCAAAAAGCAATACGTCGCCTATCTCCCGGTTCCCCAAACCAACTGGTCCATGGCCATGGTGATTCCCCGGGAAAATATCGAGAATAAGCTGCGCCTCCTCGATGGGATTGCCGCCATGGTGGTGGGTCTGTCTCTGGCGATGCTGGCGATGCTGTGGCAGTTTCACACTACAGAGCAGCTTCAGCTCCGCAAATCCAAGGAAGCGGCCGATCAGGCGAAAGAAGCCGCCGACGCCGCTAACCAGGCAAAGAGCGAATTTCTGGCCAATATCAGTCACGAGCTGCGGACCCCCCTCAATGGCGTGCTGGGATATGCCCAGATCCTCAGCCGATCCCAGAGCTGGGGCGAGAAGGAGCGCAAGGGGATTCAGGTGATTTATCAGTGCGGTTCTCACCTGCTAACGCTCATTAATGATGTGCTCGATCTCTCCAAGATTGAGGCGCGCAAGCTCGAGCTATCTCCCCATCCGGTGCATATGCTCTCTTTTTTGCAGAGCATTGTGGAGATGATCCGCATTCGGGCTGATCAAAAGGGGCTGCGCTTTATATATGACGTCGATCAGGAGATGCCCGAGAGCCTAGAACTCGATGAAAAGCGGCTGCGCCAGGTCTTGGTCAATCTGCTGGGCAATGCCGTCAAGTTTACGGATGAAGGCAGCGTTTCGCTGTCGGTGAAGGTGAGCGATCGCAGCTCGACATCCTACCGCCTGCATTTCCAGGTGGCCGACACGGGGATTGGCATTCCGGCGGAGTCCCTCCAGACGATTTTTCAGCCCTTTGAGCAGGGGGGCGATCGCCGCCATCAGCGAGAAGGCACGGGGCTAGGACTGGCCATCACCGATCGCATTTTGGCCCTGATGCAGAGCCGCCTTCAGGTCGAGAGTCAGGTGGGCGTAGGCAGTACCTTTTTCTTCGAAATCAGCGCCGCTGCGGTGGAAAACTGGCACTATGCCGTGGCGACGCTATCGGGTCACCAGGTGGTTGGCTATCAGGGATCCCGGCGCACGCTGCTGATCGTGGATGACAAGTGGGAAAATCGCTCGGTGCTGGCCCACCTCCTCACGCCGCTGGGCTTCGAGATCCTAGAGGCTGAAAATGGTCAAATAGCCCTCAAAATCCTTCAAAATCAGGCTGTCGACCTGATAATTACGGATTTGCTAATGCCCGTTCTCGATGGTTATGCTTTGATGACGCAAATTCGCGCTGAGCCTGAATGGGCGTCAGTGCGTATTATCGTTTCTTCAGCTTCGGTGTCAGAGGCCGATCAGCAACAGAGTTTGGAGGCGGGGGGAGACGCGTTTTTGCCCAAGCCGGTCCAGGCTGAGGAATTGTTTCGGCTACTTGCCAAACAGCTGCAATTGGAGTGGCGGCTGGAAGCGGAAGCCGAAAGGGCGATCGCCTCGGAGGTTCCTGCTACCCCTGCTTGCATCATTGCGCCCCCGCCCGAAGATCTCTCCCCTCTCTTAGAGCTGTTGCAGCAGGGACGCCTCAAGCGTCTGCGGGAGGCGGCTCAGCAAATCGCGGCTCGAGATTCTCAATATCTCGCTTTCACCGAAGAGATCCAGCGCCTCGCCAAAGGCTTCCAAGTCGAGCAGATCGAACGCTTTATCCGACAATATACCCGCTGA
- a CDS encoding transporter substrate-binding domain-containing protein, whose amino-acid sequence MNRRFFLQAGGTTALALLTHSCRRSPATSVYRSSLKAIKARGYMVVATENHYPPFEFLVNDRPTGYDYDLLELLRKVAPFEIRQEILPWQEILPGVESGRFDLALSAVGITDERATTLDFTMPIAESSIAYVKRKADASIRNLQDLAGKRIGVQQGGLSLATVPELQKYLQSQNRALVEIRQYRDFDAAYLDLIHSQIDAVLHNVVSLSVLVDEKLDLFEMGDRVGRRSYAAWAVRKGNADLLAFLNEFLVTVRRTGQMAQLQEKWLRIVFEDLPTQPLLPGDRDLLK is encoded by the coding sequence ATGAATCGACGTTTCTTCTTGCAGGCGGGGGGCACGACGGCACTGGCACTGCTGACTCACAGCTGTAGGCGATCGCCCGCTACCTCGGTCTACCGCAGCTCTCTCAAGGCGATTAAAGCGCGAGGCTACATGGTGGTGGCCACCGAAAATCACTATCCTCCCTTTGAGTTCTTGGTCAACGATCGCCCGACGGGGTATGACTATGATCTCCTAGAGCTGCTGCGCAAGGTCGCACCCTTTGAGATTCGTCAGGAGATCTTGCCTTGGCAGGAGATCTTGCCGGGGGTTGAGTCAGGACGCTTTGATCTGGCTCTCAGCGCCGTTGGTATTACCGATGAGCGGGCAACTACCCTAGATTTCACGATGCCGATCGCCGAGTCCTCGATCGCCTACGTCAAGCGCAAAGCCGATGCGTCGATTCGCAATCTTCAGGATCTAGCTGGCAAGCGCATTGGGGTGCAGCAGGGAGGTCTATCTCTCGCGACGGTGCCGGAGCTCCAGAAGTATCTACAAAGCCAAAATCGGGCTTTGGTAGAGATTCGGCAATATCGAGATTTTGACGCGGCCTATCTAGATCTAATTCATAGCCAGATCGACGCGGTTCTCCATAATGTTGTCTCTTTGTCCGTCTTGGTAGACGAAAAGCTCGATCTCTTTGAGATGGGCGATCGCGTGGGGCGCCGCTCCTACGCCGCCTGGGCCGTTCGCAAGGGAAATGCAGATCTGCTGGCCTTCCTCAATGAGTTCTTGGTAACGGTCCGCCGCACAGGCCAGATGGCCCAGCTTCAGGAAAAGTGGCTGCGCATCGTTTTCGAAGATCTGCCGACCCAGCCCCTGCTACCGGGCGATCGCGATCTCCTAAAGTAG
- a CDS encoding sensor histidine kinase — MRDAELILVVDDTPANLDVMSEVLEDAGFEVAIATTGEGALKLMPNIQPSLILLDVMMPGIDGFETCRRLKASPSTAEVPIVFMTALSEVSDRVKGFDLGAVDYITKPFQEQEVLARVHTHLRLRNQSKALEARVAERTAALMSALEQLKHSQLQLVQREKMSVLGELVAGIAHELNNPIGCLVGNIQPAQDYVGDLFHLISLYEKHYPQPDPEIDDERDAIDLDYVRTDLPKLLNSMRESVNRICNLSNGLRSFSRADNDQSVICDLHESIDSTILILGHRLKAKPNHPAILVEKRYGDLPLVECFPGSLNQVFMNLLANAIDSIEEANRDRSYQAIAANPGQITITTQALEQDRQVLIRIQDNGAGMSSEVRERIFDHLFTTKPIGQGTGIGLSIVRQIVLEKHGGMLNVYSQPGEGATFEISLPIRAGVPAGVC, encoded by the coding sequence ATGAGAGACGCCGAATTGATTCTGGTGGTGGATGATACCCCAGCCAACCTAGACGTCATGTCTGAGGTACTTGAGGATGCTGGATTTGAAGTGGCGATCGCAACGACGGGCGAGGGAGCACTCAAGCTGATGCCCAATATCCAGCCAAGCTTGATCTTGCTGGATGTCATGATGCCGGGAATCGACGGCTTTGAGACCTGTCGCCGCCTGAAAGCATCTCCCTCGACTGCCGAAGTTCCCATTGTCTTTATGACGGCGCTCTCAGAGGTGAGCGATCGCGTCAAAGGCTTTGATCTAGGAGCAGTGGACTATATCACCAAGCCCTTTCAGGAGCAGGAAGTCTTGGCGCGGGTCCACACCCATTTGCGGCTGCGCAACCAGAGCAAAGCCCTAGAGGCGCGCGTCGCCGAGCGCACGGCTGCTCTCATGAGCGCCCTTGAGCAGCTCAAACACTCCCAACTCCAGCTCGTTCAGCGAGAAAAAATGTCGGTATTGGGAGAGCTAGTCGCGGGGATTGCCCACGAGCTCAACAACCCCATCGGCTGTCTAGTGGGCAATATTCAGCCCGCCCAGGACTATGTTGGCGATCTCTTTCACCTGATCTCTCTCTACGAAAAACACTATCCTCAGCCGGACCCAGAGATCGACGATGAGCGCGACGCGATCGATCTAGACTATGTCCGCACCGATCTTCCTAAGCTTTTAAACTCAATGCGCGAGAGCGTGAACCGCATCTGTAATCTGAGTAATGGTCTACGCAGTTTCTCCCGCGCAGATAATGACCAGAGCGTTATTTGTGATCTTCACGAAAGTATTGACAGCACGATTTTAATTTTGGGCCACCGCCTCAAGGCAAAACCCAATCATCCCGCGATTTTGGTGGAAAAACGATACGGTGATTTGCCGCTGGTGGAGTGCTTTCCTGGCTCTTTGAACCAGGTATTTATGAATCTCCTCGCGAATGCCATTGACTCTATTGAGGAGGCCAATCGCGATCGCAGCTATCAGGCGATCGCGGCGAACCCAGGCCAGATCACCATCACTACCCAAGCCCTGGAGCAAGATCGCCAGGTTCTAATTCGCATTCAAGATAACGGTGCTGGCATGTCCAGTGAGGTCAGAGAACGAATTTTTGATCATCTTTTTACGACTAAGCCCATCGGTCAGGGGACCGGTATTGGTCTCTCGATCGTTCGCCAAATTGTGCTGGAAAAGCACGGCGGTATGCTCAATGTCTACTCCCAGCCAGGAGAGGGAGCAACCTTTGAGATCTCGCTTCCCATTCGCGCTGGCGTCCCGGCGGGCGTGTGCTGA